The genomic segment caacaaaacaagacagTGTTTGCCTGGGATCTTGTATTCTATATGGTTCCTTCATACAAGGCATTGTGTTGTTTAGTGGGATCTAACTTATGTTACGTTGGCCCTGTTCTACATCACAAtggaccaaaataaaataaaataaagcggtctcaaagaaaagtatttttactttttttacttaCCGAGTTTGCACATTGCACACAATTGATACCAAATGGAAAACTTTTAAGTTTTGATTTCCATTGTAGGAGGAAATAAATTGAGTAGCCTATTCCAAAGAAATTATAAAATTTTTGGGTctttaaattatatttgttgAGGTCTGAAAAAGGtgttaaaaagcattaaattttacttttaaaatggtgCAAGAACCCTGTTCAGTAGTTGACGTGAGAAGACGTGAACTAGATGAAAACCTGTTCATTAATGTGAAGTCTGTAAGCTCCCCTCGCTGTCATTGCCGgtccctttttgttttctgacacaTTGCAGAGTTTGGAAGGAAGCGGCCTTTTAAACTCTGTCCCATCTATTTCTGTTTAGCGCCTGTTGTTGCTGCTCCTGAGGCCTGGCTCaactaaatattaaaacacAGTTAACTAACAGGAACTTTAGACGATTGAGAAGCTGCACATGAGTTCTTCTTTTCATTGGTCTTCTCTGGTGTTTTATCGTCAGTGAACGGTCAGCCACGACCTTTGGAGTCCAGTCAAGTGAAGTACCTGCGCAGGGAGCTCATTGAGCTCAGGAATAAAGTCAACAACCTTCTTGACAGCCTGGAGCCGCCCTCAGAGCCCGGACTGACCTCCACAGCGCCTGTGAATGGTGAGCATCTCCCCTTCAGGCGATACGTCCACAACCTGGTAGATTCTTTTCGGCTCGCCCTCTCTGGTAGGACTTGTCAGAGCAGTTTGGAGGAACTCCTTAAATGTAGCGGCGGCCTGAGTTGTGTCCCACACAGGCGCCAGACTGAGACAGTTTATAGGAGAAGCTGCTGAAataattaattactttttttttttttttttatagaatatTTGTCTGCAGCAGCTTTGTGGATTTCTCACAAAGCAGTTTAGTCTGGTCTGATTGTGGTCAGGCTAACCCACATTCATGCATAAGAGCAGAATTGAGGCTCTTTCCACGTCGGAGCTGCGACCAAAGCGTCCGTACGAGTCCATTCTGTCTACTTTTGTAACTCTGTCTGATGCTACCAATTACTGTTACTTTCCTGCATTTAATAAGGACTCAAATAcgctctgttgtttttaaaattgctgAAAGACACGGGTGAAAGAGGGGGTTTTGCGTAAAACACGAGGGAATAATTACTTCAAATCAAGCCAAAATGTTCACTGCATGCTTCGAGTTTTTGGTGCATTAGCTCTTTCCAAAacgtgttttatttatttatttttttgttctgcccGTGCCTCCCAGAATCAGCGGATAGACGTGAAGGCAAAGTTGTGACGGCAGACTCGACGGTGAAACAAGCTCCTCCGGTCAGCGCAGCCAGCATGTCGGCCTTTGACCCGCTGAAAAACCAGGACGAGGTCAACAAGAACGTCATCTCTGCTTTTGGCCTGAGCGAGGACCAGGCTGCAGGTAGCCGCACGCCGCGCAACCCCCGCCGAGCGGGATTTTTCCACCTGCAGATCGTTCCATCTTTGTTCATACGTTGCACGTCTCTCTgtttaaaactaatgttttaGTCGCTCCCCCTGCTGTCGCCGCAGAGGAGCGCTCAGGGACTCCTGACAGCATTGCTTCCTCCTCTTCTGCAGCGCCTCAGCCAGGAGTGGCCCCGCAGCCCCAGGCTGCCTACGCCGGGGTACAGCAGGGACCCCCCGCCGTAGCTGATGGTAAGAGGTTTTCTCCCAGAGATGCTCttgataaacagaaaaaaaaaaaaacatatacttCCTCAGAGGTAGGAAACTGGCCATTAAAGGAAGCACAGCAGGTTTCAGGTTGCTTCAAAAGTAGCATTACACATAATATTGGTAGGTTAGCTGATGCCTAGCTTGATAAATCTGCCTTGCTTACACTCCTAATTGGTAAAATCTTTATCATTATTGAAGCTACTCTAGAGATGCGGTAAATGTAAAGTCTACACAAAATGCCTGGTTCATGTGAGGCAAAAAGAACGAGCTTTATTGGTTATTTTGGAGAACTATGTTTATAATCTGTCCACAAATGGCCAAAAATGTTTTAGCCTCCATTtagatagattttatttaagtgGTTTAAGTCCAATTATTTGATATTTGTACCAAAAAGATTGCAAGGGATCCATAATAGTTTAGATTTTAGAAAGTAAATGAAATTGTTCAAAGAAAAAGTAACTAAACTTCCAAGCAAATtatagtttttatgtttttaatctttttttttttttttactttccttaTGACTGCATGCGTttccagctttgtttttgtgagGAATCCACCTCCTTGATCAGTTCTGAAAAGGAAATCCCCACCGTAATCCTAAACAAAGCACAAACAGCAGCATCTGGGGAGGTTATCTCACGAACGTCTCCCGCTGCTCTCCTCGCTCTGAAGCCTCGGACAGCTTTGGTGCGAGCCAAAAGCCTGATTAGGATGATAGATGAAGGGATGTGCAGCATGTTGGAAACAGACttttccagttgttttaaactgcgtgtttggttctgctgaaggaAGAAGGAGTCCTTCTCATGTTGCTCGCGTTCACAGCTCACACCCCCAAACCGTAAATGTCGGCCTTCATTTAATTAAAGGTCAGGCTGGAGGCGCAGAACTTAACCTGGCTGTGTAGGAACGCTGGAAGGAATATCGATTTAAACGGATTCAAACAAAGCCTGCGCAACAGAGCACTgtgtgggattttatttttatttttgttacacaAAAATTAGTGATGTCACAGTTTCTTGTCATATAGGTGAGTAAGTTCTTACTGAGCTGAACAGACAGTGACTGGTTGGATAGTTGTGATCTTTTTCTGGAAACCAAAATCCTCccaggattgttttttttttcccttcataattttctttttaataatttccagAGTTTTCACTGCTGGAACCAGAGCCGAATGACATTGTTTGGTTACAAATCTACCCCAGAAAGAGGCCCTGTTAGTGAGGCAGCACTTTCTGCATGGACCATGAGCTAAAGATGGCTGCTTGTGATGCTCATCCTATATTATTGCTTAAATATTAAGTATTTTGTTTTAGTCCTCTAAGGgaagcattgttttttttgtttttgtttttttaaagccatttgaactaaacagatttttaaataacttatcTCTTGGATTTATTGAGGCGTGTTTAAACTCACCTCTTTAATCAATTTAAAGTCCAATAAGTTTTAGATTTTTCCTGCATTGCGCTCCAGGCTGACCTCTCTGTGAACGCTGGCACAAAAGAGTTTATTCCTGTGACACATTGGCAGCAGTGATTAGagatatcttcttttttttttttcttttttttttttggctacaaATGCCAAAACGCCAAGCCCAGTATGGTAACAAGCAGTTTGTCTTCATAAGCTTTATGCTCCTCGCGTCCAAGGCTGCAGATGGTTGACGCACTAAGACAATAAACCCGCCACCGTACAGACTCTGCTCTTTTACGCTGTGGTTTCGCCACTTCGCCCTCTTACTACGTTCTGTGGTTGCAGCCTGACAGCCTGGAGGCAAATCGGACCAGCCAGTCTGTGCGCAGGGTTTTATACGGTACAATACGGCCGTCCGGATGCCAACAGGACACTTGTGTTAGCCAGAGGTTCACTTTTAATGGAACCTTATCCTGCTTGTTAACGCAAGAGTGCTGTTAAAACAATTTGTGAACAACTAGTAAAAATGtgcccttttcttttcttttttttctgacacaGTTTGAACAGTGGAAATAATTTCGAGCCGggcaaaaatataaaaccagGCACATCTTTTATCAGATGGACAGATGTCTGTTGGCTGTGAAATGCTCTTTTTTACAGTACCGGGGTTTTGTTTTGCTGACTCCCACTGTCCCCGTGTACATGGGCTCTATGATTACAGTGTAAACGTTTCTGTAAGTTTCAGTAAATTCAATGCTCTGATCCGTCCGTCTCTCACTCTTAAATAACCCTGGTCATAAATGGACTACAGATGGCAGcgcaaggaagaaaaaaaaaaaaaaaaacgttcacaCATGGCTCCACTTACAATAAGGATCATTGTGGGCATGTGGAAAGAGAAAGCAGGTGActcttgtctttttaaaaaggttgagGTCATGGGGCTGCAGTGTTGTTCAGCCAAGTATTTGGCTACAGACCCTCATGAGAAGTTATGATGATATATTTTCTTATTCTTGCCATAAATGTATAAGGAAGACGCTAGCATTGTTGCAAATCTAACATTTGTTTGAATAGAGCTCGATCAGAAacacctgcactgcaaaaacggatcacaaaatcagtaaaatgttcctaatatttgtgtttttgtcctagatttgagcaggtaaataatattatctgccaatggaatgagtattttcaccccttaaaataagataattagacatcctgcacttgaaataagatgatagagatgagttgttcctattttaagtgcataagtcttattccactggcagatattcttatttacctgctcgaatcaaggacagatacactaaggGGGACCCGCGCAAAGAGACCCGCGTGCGCTCATAACAGGAGATGTCACAGAGCAATGCACTGTTTATGGGTGTATTggtaaatgtaattatttctagAAGTGGTCAgtaaagtttgtttaaaaagaaaaaaaacctgggtAGCGGCCTGCGTCTCATCTAAAtattagaaagctgctgagcaatagcagccgacaatattaagaccacattaCAGAGATACTaaataaggtaagaagaaagcagcacagcttttAATGGTCTTATGAAGCGTTAGCTGCTGCTACTCTGTGTGGATGTgcagtgagagacaggagagtgacgtaaaagacagataaaatgtgacatgaccgTTAAGACGTGTTTGAAAATATCCCAATTAGtgccacatatggaagtggcactaatcacattttatttttattttaacacaattgggccgttcacactgtaATGACAAAGACGAATACGAgtaaaaaagatcagatttgggtcTCATTTCACAGAGCAGCACTCAGAACATGCTGGGTCGGAGAGGCAGGCAatcggtttaaaaaaaacaactcttggTTAGCATCTAACTGAACAGGAAATGCATACAAGACAGATGCTTACAAATATTAAAGCGAACTGCAAATGTACGACGCTAAGGACAGGAAAATATGTGATGcctaaataattttttcccttaatgttttgaaatattaagTATTTCTCCTTTTAGCCTCATATAAATGACGGATTGACTGATCAGCGAAACTTCTATTGTGGTTACGATCATTTCATTGATTTAAGAATGTAACAGGTCTGACAGGAAATCAGCGTTTTCTCTTTTTGAATCCATCTTATAGGATTAAAATCTTTTGATTAGTCAGGCGTCTACATTTTTTGATATCAAAGTTTGAGCTGTAATGGAGGGGACGAGCTACGCTACGACCggttttatttgtttacctCAGCCTCATTACCTGAATTCGTAGCGCGAGAGAGGGGactttttgaagaaaaacattgttCTATCTGCTAATTAACATTTGATCGTAaagaaatgattttatttacagttCCCAAAGAGAAATCGAGTAAACTGTGCAGCTGTGTGCTTTACAGCACCAGCGGTAGGAAACCGGCCATAAAAGCGCTGATCGGTGCCGCTTAGTTGTGACGGTTTTATTGTGCCGAGGTCTGCTGCTTCAAAACGTACCGCGCCGCCTCGTCACCGCAGTTATGAGCCCGGCAGCAGGATTGGGGGGTACGAGTGCGTCCTCCGTTAGGGGGGAAAGCTCCGGTTTGCCAGGTCTCTGCGTGCGAGTTGCACGCATGAACATTTGATGGAAAACATGTCGAATGAGATCAGAAAAACGGatcgtgtgtttttattttgtttaaaacccAACTTGAACTTGTGGGCTAAGCAGCacgttgtttatttttgtccttcAGGACGTGATGGTGGTGATATTTAACAGTGAAGTCTCAGGCCGCCGTCCTCAAACACATAGTGTAGCTGCTGTGATGCAGAACTAAGGCGCTTTCTCTTTGCAGACGGTGTGTTTTTAGCTGCTTTCTGCTCCCTCACTGAGAATCAGATTGACCGTTTTCCTTCCTGAAGAAGACGTCTGTAGGGCTAGAAAACAAGCAGTCGTCCCACAGCGCTTGCTGTTAATCATTTATGTCGTATTTTCTCATGTTTGCATGAAGAGTTGGACGCGTCGTCTACATACATATAACATGATCGGCACGTAGCACACAGATGTATGAGAAACCAGCTGATCTTTCACAAAGTATGTAAGGGAGCCAAGAGGGTTTCAGGATGTGGAAAACAATTGTCTCTACTTATACTGTTAATAAATGTTTGGTAACATTTATTAACAGGTATTTGGTAACACGTATTGTTCTATACGTAAAGAGTTTCTGATGTGCTCAGTTAACTGAGAGCTGACACTGACCGTCTGAAATTGatgattataaataaaaaataaaaaaaaagtctggtcTGAAGGGAGGATCTGGAACAAGCAAGGCCTATAAAACCGTTCTCACCCCGTCGTCTATAAATGTTGTTTATGTATCCTAATGTATTTTATGGGCAGTTGTTAGCTGgataattgttttaattgttgACTTAAATGCTCTTTTCAATCTGCAGCAATTGGCTTTGAAGTGGAACTGGGAAGGGTTTACACCTTGCCTTGAAAACTGAAGTTAAAGCAACCAGATTTAGGGGTTGATGCCATATATGGGGCATGGTTTCTAGCTTTAGATCCAGTTTAAGGTATTGGTTTTGTACACTGGCTCACAGCGGTGTAATAATAGTTTGTCCCTGCCTCTTCAGGTCAGATGTATCAGCAGTACCAGGCTCCAGGTGGATACCCCCCTCAGCAGCCAGGGGCGCCACCGCAGCAGTACGGGATGCAGTACCAAGGTAAGAAGGAAGGGCTTTAGGGAAAATGGACAGCTGCTGTATTCACTTAAATTCAATCTTTAGTGAAGATTAATACGTTCTCCTCCTACTTTTCAGCTGGATACAGTTCTCAGCCTGGAGCCCCCCAGCCTGGCCCTCCACaggctcagcagcagcagccccagcagcagcagcagcagtttcaGAATTACCCTCCACCCTCCTCCCAGGCTCCAGGCACTGGTCCTGCCCCAACTCCTGGCTT from the Fundulus heteroclitus isolate FHET01 unplaced genomic scaffold, MU-UCD_Fhet_4.1 scaffold_545, whole genome shotgun sequence genome contains:
- the tfg gene encoding protein TFG isoform X2, yielding MNGQLDLSGKLIIKAQLGDDIRRIPIHNEDITYDELVLMMQRVFRGKFQSNDEVTIKYKDEDDDLITIFDSSDLSFAIQCSRILKLTLFVNGQPRPLESSQVKYLRRELIELRNKVNNLLDSLEPPSEPGLTSTAPVNESADRREGKVVTADSTVKQAPPVSAASMSAFDPLKNQDEVNKNVISAFGLSEDQAAAPQPGVAPQPQAAYAGVQQGPPAVADGQMYQQYQAPGGYPPQQPGAPPQQYGMQYQAGYSSQPGAPQPGPPQAQQQQPQQQQQQFQNYPPPSSQAPGTGPAPTPGFQTGQQQQQQQQQQPQQQPHPSQGAQQYPPGAFPPQNYTSQGTQPANYSMPPNSQPGSGFQPRPGFTPPPGTAVTPPPGAGNPYARNRPHYGQGYAQPGPGYR
- the tfg gene encoding protein TFG isoform X1; translated protein: MNGQLDLSGKLIIKAQLGDDIRRIPIHNEDITYDELVLMMQRVFRGKFQSNDEVTIKYKDEDDDLITIFDSSDLSFAIQCSRILKLTLFVNGQPRPLESSQVKYLRRELIELRNKVNNLLDSLEPPSEPGLTSTAPVNESADRREGKVVTADSTVKQAPPVSAASMSAFDPLKNQDEVNKNVISAFGLSEDQAAVAPPAVAAEERSGTPDSIASSSSAAPQPGVAPQPQAAYAGVQQGPPAVADGQMYQQYQAPGGYPPQQPGAPPQQYGMQYQAGYSSQPGAPQPGPPQAQQQQPQQQQQQFQNYPPPSSQAPGTGPAPTPGFQTGQQQQQQQQQQPQQQPHPSQGAQQYPPGAFPPQNYTSQGTQPANYSMPPNSQPGSGFQPRPGFTPPPGTAVTPPPGAGNPYARNRPHYGQGYAQPGPGYR